Below is a window of Thermoproteota archaeon DNA.
ATTTGAAAGAGACGAAGAAATTCAGAAATGGTTTTTAGAATTCTTCAATGAAGCACAAAAATACTATTCTCAAAGAGCAAACGCTCTTTCTAGTTCTGGAATCGCCTAATCATTTTGCATGTTTTTTAATCATTTTTTCAAGCTGTTCAAACTCAATTGGCTTGTTAATTAAATCTCTTAATGACATGCTCTTTGCTTTTTTGAACTTATCATCATTAATTGCATAACTGGAAGTAAATACCACCCTTGCATCAGAATCTGATTTAATAATTCTGAAAAAAGTCTCAAATCCATCAATTCCCGGCATTTTAATGTCTAAAAATACGATATCAGGCTTTATTTGACGATATTTCTCAACGGCATCTTCCCCATCAACCGCAGGAATAACATTGTAACCCTCATCCATCAGCATTAATTGAGTTGCTTCAAGAAAATCAGAATCATCATCTGCAAGTAAAATAGTCTTGTCCTTACTCATATTCTCTCATCCAAGTTGATTATTAAATCCATTACTGACTTTCATAGTTTTGCTTTTTGGGCAAAGTAATTTTGAATACTACTGGATTTGGATTTACAGAAATGCTTCCACCATGTTGCTCAATAATATTTTTACAACTTGATAATCCTAAACCTGTTCCTTTAAGCTTTGATGTAAATAATGGCTCAAAAATTTTTGGCAAGTCTATTTCTGAAATCGCGGGCCCTGAATTTTCAAATTCAACAACTACAGTATTTTTCTTTTCTTTAATGCGAATTTGGATTTTGCCCTCATCATTTCCTATAGCTTGAACTGCATTTAGTAATACATTTACAAATGTAATTTCTAATTTCTCTGGGTCGCACTCAATTTCTACATCATTTTCTGGTAAAACCACTTTGACATTTTGTGGAATTTCCATAGATTCTAAACTATACTTTATCATGTTTAGTATAGAAGCAGAATTTGCAATAATCGGAGTTGTTCTTACATAATTTAGAACTCCCTCAACCTGATGTGACATTCTTTTAATAGATCTATTTATGCGAGCAATCTCTTGAGAAATTATTTCATTTTGTTGTGTATTTTGTTTCTCTATTCTTCTTGATGAGCTTCTAATAGCTCCTAATGGGTTTCTCATATCATGTGCAATATTTGATGATAGCTGTCCAATTACTGCTAGCTTTTCTTTTTCGAGTTTCTTTGAACGTTTTATGAAAAATACTATGAATAAAAGAGCAAACGCAATTAGTAATAAATTATTTTTTATTTCTTCTACCAGCAAGCTCTCCTGTGTTTTAGACAGAATGATGTCAGTAGGTGTTATCACAAATACAAAATATTCTAATTCACCATCCACGTAAATAGGAAGTCCTGTGCTGATGATTTCGCCCAGTCTATTATCCATTAAGATGGCTGAGTTAATTTCACCAGAAAACACGTTTTCATAATGTTCATTTTGAACCTGATTCCTTCCAAAATATGTTTGAGCAAAATATTCTGAGTATTTTTTTCCTATCAAGTCATGAATAGGGTTTGAGATATACATCTCATCCTTATCTAAAGCTACGATAAAACTGGAATCAACATCGTATACATTTCCATGTTTGGCAAATAACTGTCTTGGTTCTAGTACTGTTGCCACTATTCCTTTGAATTCATTATTTGTTTCATCATTAATTGAATGCAATACAGTAATTCTCAAGATTGAGTCGTTTCCTACGACTCCTGCAGTAATTCCAGATTTTTTATCTGAGATAGTTTTCCTAATAACCGAATTTTCTCCTAATTCATACCCTGCAATTTTGAATATGTCGTCCCTGGCATTTCCAATAATCTGAAATTCACTATTTAGTAAAATTACGTCAGTGATTGGAGTAATTGAATTAATTTTTTCATAAGTTTCCTTAATTTTTTGTATGGCATTTGGATTCGTCAATCCCTCTTCAAATTCCTCAGTTTCAGAAAGTAAACTCATTTCAAGCTTTACGAGTTTTAAATCTGAACTGATGTTATTTCCAAGCCC
It encodes the following:
- a CDS encoding response regulator translates to MSKDKTILLADDDSDFLEATQLMLMDEGYNVIPAVDGEDAVEKYRQIKPDIVFLDIKMPGIDGFETFFRIIKSDSDARVVFTSSYAINDDKFKKAKSMSLRDLINKPIEFEQLEKMIKKHAK
- a CDS encoding GHKL domain-containing protein — encoded protein: MSWKDKKKFNAIIVPVLILVPIIIIGFLIYDYTEENIRNSLIEEQIKIQEIIGKGLGNNISSDLKLVKLEMSLLSETEEFEEGLTNPNAIQKIKETYEKINSITPITDVILLNSEFQIIGNARDDIFKIAGYELGENSVIRKTISDKKSGITAGVVGNDSILRITVLHSINDETNNEFKGIVATVLEPRQLFAKHGNVYDVDSSFIVALDKDEMYISNPIHDLIGKKYSEYFAQTYFGRNQVQNEHYENVFSGEINSAILMDNRLGEIISTGLPIYVDGELEYFVFVITPTDIILSKTQESLLVEEIKNNLLLIAFALLFIVFFIKRSKKLEKEKLAVIGQLSSNIAHDMRNPLGAIRSSSRRIEKQNTQQNEIISQEIARINRSIKRMSHQVEGVLNYVRTTPIIANSASILNMIKYSLESMEIPQNVKVVLPENDVEIECDPEKLEITFVNVLLNAVQAIGNDEGKIQIRIKEKKNTVVVEFENSGPAISEIDLPKIFEPLFTSKLKGTGLGLSSCKNIIEQHGGSISVNPNPVVFKITLPKKQNYESQ